Proteins from one Amycolatopsis benzoatilytica AK 16/65 genomic window:
- a CDS encoding leucyl aminopeptidase, whose protein sequence is MTVPKLALSENSDTAVGKTRADVVVIGTLQGEDGLELAAGAEVADAAFDGKLTEVLGTLGASGKAEEIVKLPTLGKLPAGIVLAVGLGKQNDGEVTAEQVRRAAGAAARALSGTERAFVTLSALDLQAAAEGIALGAYVFTEYRSEKGEAPLAKADLVNPAEGTAREHKATLKTATIVAESVIITRDLINTPPNDLFPASFADRAGKLAEANSLDFEVLDEKALKRKGFGGILGVGGGSSRQPRLLRVGWKPAKPRKKVALVGKGITFDSGGISLKPPANMDHMTSDMSGAAAVLASVVLAAKLKLPVEVTAHIPLAENLPSGTAYRPGDVLTMYGGKTVEVLNTDAEGRIVLADAIVRAAEENPDYLIETSTLTGAQVVALGNRIAGVMGSDEFRDRVAAHMQATGEGGWAMPLPDELRADLDSRLADIANVTGARWAGMLVAGVFLREFVADGLPWVHLDIAGPSFNTGAPWGYTGKGGTGVPVRTIAAVLTDIAEQG, encoded by the coding sequence GTGACCGTGCCGAAGCTTGCCCTCTCCGAGAACTCGGACACGGCAGTGGGCAAAACCCGCGCCGATGTCGTCGTGATCGGCACCCTGCAGGGCGAGGACGGCCTTGAGCTCGCCGCCGGCGCCGAGGTCGCCGACGCGGCCTTCGACGGCAAGCTGACCGAGGTGCTCGGCACCCTCGGAGCCAGCGGCAAGGCCGAGGAGATCGTCAAGCTGCCGACGCTGGGCAAGCTGCCCGCGGGCATCGTGCTGGCGGTCGGCCTCGGCAAACAGAACGACGGCGAAGTCACCGCCGAGCAGGTGCGCCGGGCGGCCGGCGCGGCAGCCCGCGCGCTGAGCGGCACCGAGCGGGCGTTCGTCACGCTGTCCGCGCTCGACCTGCAGGCCGCCGCCGAGGGCATCGCGCTCGGCGCGTACGTCTTCACCGAGTACCGCTCCGAGAAGGGCGAGGCCCCGCTGGCGAAGGCGGACCTGGTCAACCCGGCCGAGGGCACCGCGCGCGAGCACAAGGCCACGCTGAAGACGGCGACCATCGTCGCCGAGTCGGTGATCATCACCCGCGACCTGATCAACACGCCGCCGAACGACCTGTTCCCGGCGTCGTTCGCCGACCGGGCAGGCAAGCTCGCCGAGGCGAACAGCCTCGACTTCGAGGTGCTCGACGAGAAGGCGCTCAAGCGCAAGGGCTTCGGCGGCATCCTGGGCGTCGGCGGCGGCTCGTCGCGCCAGCCGCGGCTGCTGCGCGTCGGCTGGAAGCCGGCCAAGCCGCGCAAGAAGGTCGCGCTGGTCGGCAAGGGCATCACGTTCGATTCCGGCGGCATCTCGCTCAAGCCGCCGGCCAACATGGACCACATGACCTCGGACATGTCCGGTGCGGCCGCCGTGCTCGCGTCGGTGGTGCTGGCGGCGAAGCTGAAGCTGCCGGTCGAGGTGACCGCGCACATCCCGCTGGCGGAGAACCTGCCCTCGGGCACCGCCTACCGGCCGGGCGACGTCCTGACCATGTACGGCGGCAAGACCGTCGAAGTCCTCAACACCGACGCCGAAGGCCGGATCGTGCTGGCCGACGCAATCGTGCGGGCCGCCGAAGAGAACCCGGACTACCTGATCGAGACCTCCACGCTGACCGGCGCGCAGGTGGTCGCGCTCGGCAACCGGATCGCCGGCGTGATGGGCTCGGACGAGTTCCGCGACCGCGTCGCCGCCCACATGCAGGCCACCGGCGAGGGCGGCTGGGCGATGCCGCTGCCGGACGAGCTGCGCGCCGACCTCGACTCGCGCCTGGCCGACATCGCGAACGTCACCGGCGCCCGGTGGGCCGGAATGCTCGTCGCGGGCGTCTTCCTGCGCGAGTTCGTCGCCGACGGCCTGCCCTGGGTGCACCTGGACATCGCCGGCCCGTCGTTCAACACCGGCGCGCCGTGGGGCTACACCGGCAAGGGCGGCACCGGCGTCCCGGTCCGCACCATCGCCGCGGTCCTGACGGACATCGCCGAACAGGGCTGA
- a CDS encoding DUF402 domain-containing protein — protein MTEHHWAPGQTVVERFLRPDGSIGQHHPLRVISDDGQSLLGWLPVGTPIVGSQLADGRTLREAPLEQRFRIPRVTVPDVWHGSSTLRLIPENAWSSVWWFFEPDGRFRDWYVNLELPCGRTETGPDRIDGVLDLVVTPGAGWQWKDEDEAAAAVDAGRLTTEQLDRLREEGERVGGRAERGLFPFDGTHTDFRPDPGWAAPALPAGLV, from the coding sequence ATGACTGAGCACCACTGGGCGCCGGGACAGACTGTGGTCGAACGTTTCCTCCGCCCGGACGGCAGCATCGGCCAGCACCATCCGCTGCGGGTGATCTCGGACGACGGCCAGTCGCTGCTCGGCTGGCTCCCGGTGGGCACGCCGATCGTCGGCAGTCAGCTCGCGGACGGCCGAACCCTGCGCGAAGCGCCGCTGGAACAGCGGTTCCGCATCCCGCGGGTGACGGTGCCGGACGTCTGGCACGGCAGTTCGACGCTGCGGCTGATTCCGGAGAACGCCTGGTCGTCGGTGTGGTGGTTCTTCGAGCCGGACGGCCGGTTCCGGGACTGGTACGTGAACCTCGAATTGCCGTGCGGTCGCACCGAGACCGGGCCGGACCGGATCGACGGCGTGCTCGACCTGGTGGTGACGCCCGGCGCGGGCTGGCAATGGAAGGACGAGGACGAGGCGGCCGCGGCGGTCGATGCCGGGCGGCTCACCACCGAGCAGCTGGACCGGCTGCGCGAGGAGGGAGAACGGGTGGGCGGACGGGCGGAGCGGGGCTTGTTTCCGTTCGACGGCACGCACACCGACTTCCGGCCGGACCCGGGCTGGGCGGCACCGGCATTGCCCGCCGGGTTGGTCTGA
- the cobT gene encoding nicotinate-nucleotide--dimethylbenzimidazole phosphoribosyltransferase, whose amino-acid sequence MDTGETGIEFGEIEPPSDQARSGAIALHDKLVKPAGSLGRLEELGVWISSCQGQAPPRPFTRPRVVVFAGDHGIAKKGVSAYPQEVTSQLVGVMLTGGAAINVLAAAAGAGVRVVDMAVDTEESAMRSIGEFKVRRGSGSIDVEDALTDAEVRAAVEAGRKIADAEVDGGADLLIAGDLGIGNSTPASVLVAALTGSEPVAVVGRGSGIDDNTWMRKAAAVRDALRRARTVLADPLALLRTSSGADIAAMAGFLAQAAVRRTPVVLDGLVVCAAALVAEELAPGARRWWMSGQLTGEPAHALALEHLDLGALLDLDVRLGEGTGAVTALPLLMMASRVLAEMTTHEQSGVSGPLS is encoded by the coding sequence GTGGACACCGGCGAAACGGGCATCGAGTTCGGCGAGATCGAGCCGCCGAGCGACCAGGCCCGTTCGGGCGCGATCGCGCTGCACGACAAGCTCGTCAAGCCCGCCGGATCGCTCGGCCGGCTGGAGGAGCTGGGCGTGTGGATTTCCTCGTGCCAGGGCCAGGCGCCGCCGCGGCCGTTTACCCGGCCCCGCGTCGTCGTGTTCGCCGGCGACCACGGCATCGCGAAGAAGGGCGTGTCGGCGTATCCGCAGGAGGTCACGTCGCAGCTGGTCGGGGTCATGCTCACCGGCGGCGCGGCGATCAACGTGCTCGCCGCCGCGGCGGGCGCGGGCGTGCGCGTGGTCGACATGGCGGTGGACACCGAAGAGTCCGCGATGCGCTCGATCGGCGAGTTCAAGGTGCGCCGCGGTTCCGGATCGATCGACGTCGAGGACGCGCTCACCGACGCCGAGGTGCGGGCCGCGGTCGAGGCCGGCCGCAAGATCGCCGACGCCGAGGTCGACGGCGGCGCGGACCTGCTGATCGCGGGCGACCTGGGGATCGGCAACAGCACGCCGGCGTCGGTGCTGGTCGCGGCGCTGACCGGCAGCGAGCCGGTGGCGGTGGTCGGCCGCGGTTCGGGCATCGACGACAACACCTGGATGCGCAAGGCCGCGGCGGTGCGCGACGCGCTGCGCCGGGCCCGGACAGTGCTGGCCGACCCGTTGGCGCTGCTGCGCACCTCGTCCGGCGCGGACATCGCCGCGATGGCCGGATTCCTCGCACAAGCCGCGGTCCGCCGCACGCCGGTGGTGCTCGACGGGCTGGTGGTCTGCGCGGCCGCGCTCGTCGCCGAGGAGCTGGCTCCGGGCGCGCGCCGCTGGTGGATGTCCGGGCAGCTCACCGGCGAACCGGCGCACGCGCTCGCGCTGGAGCACCTGGACCTGGGTGCGCTGCTCGACCTGGACGTCCGGCTCGGCGAAGGCACTGGCGCGGTCACCGCGCTGCCGCTGCTGATGATGGCCAGTCGCGTGCTCGCCGAAATGACCACGCACGAGCAGTCCGGCGTCTCCGGTCCGCTGTCCTGA
- a CDS encoding SMI1/KNR4 family protein encodes MQRDEYLETAVRDVLVADEPAVDRRIAHAALLLAASGDAEAADRLVTQWQAITDRPASALADDAFRARAWAMLFEARGHRPQWADALPPLDLAAEERAHNSFLARRVSDLDGLFDGSPIAGIVSEIAPERSDPVRDALAAGDLDTWAALMENHPNPDVAALAATRSLTARLVAGADPLYLGPDWPGQCAGALIAALRERHPTSPAAWPELVASIVRLRGQHAPAPVSPADLAAAEQRLGFRLPEDYREFLAVADGLPADVVFPRLLPARELRAEGTVLIVADPATILLAHTGGDWRTVEVDLTFGSTAHPSFRALLERHYRLLEASA; translated from the coding sequence ATGCAGCGCGACGAGTATCTCGAGACCGCCGTCCGCGACGTGCTCGTCGCCGACGAGCCAGCCGTCGACCGCCGAATCGCCCACGCCGCGCTGCTCCTCGCCGCCTCCGGCGACGCCGAAGCCGCGGACCGGCTGGTCACGCAATGGCAAGCGATCACCGACCGCCCCGCCTCGGCACTGGCCGACGATGCCTTCCGAGCCCGTGCCTGGGCGATGCTCTTCGAAGCCCGCGGCCACCGTCCACAATGGGCAGACGCGCTACCGCCATTGGACCTGGCCGCGGAAGAGCGTGCCCACAACTCTTTCCTCGCCCGCCGCGTGTCCGATTTGGACGGTCTATTCGACGGCTCGCCGATCGCCGGCATCGTCTCCGAGATCGCCCCGGAACGCTCCGACCCAGTCCGCGACGCCCTCGCCGCCGGAGACCTGGACACCTGGGCCGCGCTGATGGAGAACCACCCCAACCCCGATGTCGCGGCCCTCGCCGCGACCCGTTCGCTGACTGCCCGCCTCGTCGCCGGCGCCGATCCGCTCTACCTGGGCCCGGACTGGCCCGGCCAGTGCGCCGGCGCGTTGATCGCCGCGCTCCGGGAACGCCACCCGACCAGCCCGGCTGCCTGGCCTGAACTCGTCGCGTCGATCGTCCGGCTGCGCGGCCAGCACGCCCCCGCACCGGTTTCTCCAGCCGACCTCGCCGCCGCTGAACAGCGACTGGGCTTCCGGCTGCCCGAGGACTACCGGGAGTTCCTGGCGGTCGCTGACGGCCTGCCCGCCGACGTCGTGTTTCCCCGGCTGCTGCCCGCCCGCGAACTCCGGGCCGAGGGCACCGTGCTGATCGTCGCCGACCCCGCGACGATCCTGCTCGCCCACACCGGCGGCGACTGGCGGACCGTCGAGGTGGACCTGACCTTCGGCAGCACCGCGCACCCTTCGTTCCGAGCGTTGCTGGAGCGGCACTACCGGCTGCTGGAAGCCAGCGCCTGA
- a CDS encoding aldo/keto reductase family protein, with product MEFRRLGRSGLNISEISYGNWLTHGSQVEEDQAQACIKAALDAGITTFDTADVYANTAAESVLGRGLKGQRRESLEIFTKVFWPTGPKGPNDKGLSRKHIIESANASLKRLGTDYVDLYQAHRFDRTVPLEETMQAFADLVRQGKVLYVGVSEWNAEQIARGAALARELKIPFVSNQPQYSMLWRVIESQVVPASEREGLSQIVWSPVAQGVLTGKYKAGQPLPAGTRATDENGGANTVKRFLDEKTLTAVAKLEPLAADAGLSMAQLAVAWVLQNPNVASAIIGASRPEQVHENVKAAGVKLDAELLTAIDEALADVIVSDPALTVTP from the coding sequence ATGGAGTTTCGACGTCTCGGCCGCAGCGGCCTCAACATCAGTGAGATCTCCTACGGCAACTGGCTGACCCACGGGTCCCAGGTCGAGGAAGACCAGGCGCAGGCTTGCATCAAGGCCGCGCTCGACGCCGGCATCACCACTTTCGACACGGCCGACGTCTACGCGAACACCGCGGCGGAGTCCGTGCTCGGCCGCGGGCTGAAGGGCCAGCGCCGGGAAAGCCTGGAGATCTTCACCAAGGTCTTCTGGCCCACCGGTCCGAAGGGCCCGAACGACAAGGGTCTCTCCCGCAAGCACATCATCGAGTCGGCGAACGCTTCGCTGAAGCGGCTCGGCACCGACTACGTCGACCTGTACCAGGCGCACCGGTTCGACCGCACCGTCCCGCTCGAAGAGACCATGCAGGCGTTCGCCGACCTGGTCCGCCAGGGCAAGGTGCTCTACGTCGGCGTCTCGGAGTGGAACGCCGAGCAGATCGCCCGCGGCGCGGCGCTCGCCCGTGAGCTGAAGATCCCGTTCGTTTCGAACCAGCCGCAGTACTCGATGCTGTGGCGGGTCATCGAGTCGCAGGTGGTGCCCGCGTCCGAGCGCGAAGGGCTCAGCCAGATCGTCTGGTCGCCGGTGGCGCAGGGCGTGCTGACCGGCAAGTACAAGGCGGGCCAGCCGCTGCCCGCCGGCACTCGCGCCACCGACGAGAACGGCGGCGCCAACACGGTGAAGCGGTTCCTGGACGAGAAGACCCTCACCGCGGTCGCGAAGCTGGAGCCGCTGGCCGCCGACGCGGGGCTGTCCATGGCGCAGCTGGCGGTCGCGTGGGTGCTGCAGAACCCGAACGTCGCGTCCGCGATCATCGGCGCCTCCCGGCCGGAGCAGGTGCACGAGAACGTGAAGGCGGCCGGAGTGAAGCTCGACGCGGAGCTGCTCACCGCGATCGACGAGGCGCTCGCCGACGTCATCGTCTCCGACCCGGCGCTGACCGTCACTCCCTGA
- the sucB gene encoding 2-oxoglutarate dehydrogenase, E2 component, dihydrolipoamide succinyltransferase — MAYSVTLPELGESVTEGTVTRWLKQEGDRVEVDEPLLEISTDKVDTEVPSPVAGTVVKISAKEDDTVEVGGELAVIDDGTGGVPAAAAPAAAPEPAAAPEPAAAAPAAAEPAAAPAAPAAPASAPAGSGTEVKLPELGESVTEGTVTRWLKQVGETVEVDEPLLEISTDKVDTEVPSPVAGTVLEIRAGEDETVEVGGVLAVIGDANAAPAAAPAAPAPAPAAPAPAAPAPAPAPAPAAQAPAPAPAAPASAPAPAPAAPAPAAPAQAAPAAATDNGSADGPYVTPLVRKLATEHGIDLASLTGSGVGGRIRKQDVLAAAEAKQKAAPAPAAAAPAAPAAAAAPAAPSAAAVSPEVAALRGTVQKASRIRQITATKTRESLQVSAQLTQVHEVDVTKIAKLRQRAKAAFKEREGVNLTFLPFFAKATVEALKQHPNVNASYNEDTKEITYHGAVHLGIAVDTDRGLLSVVIHDAGELSLAGLAHRIADLAARARANKIKPDELIGGTFTVTNIGSNGALFDTPIIVQPQSGMLGTGAVVKRPVVVSDADGNDTIAVRSMAYLPLTYDHRLVDGADAGRFLTTVKQRLEEGNFEDELGL, encoded by the coding sequence ATGGCCTACTCCGTCACGCTGCCGGAGCTCGGCGAGAGCGTCACCGAGGGCACCGTCACCCGGTGGTTGAAGCAGGAAGGCGACCGGGTCGAGGTCGACGAGCCGTTGCTCGAGATCTCGACCGACAAGGTCGACACCGAGGTACCGTCGCCGGTCGCCGGCACGGTCGTCAAGATCAGCGCCAAGGAGGACGACACCGTCGAGGTCGGCGGCGAACTCGCGGTGATCGACGACGGCACCGGCGGTGTGCCCGCGGCCGCCGCGCCCGCCGCCGCTCCGGAACCGGCCGCCGCGCCGGAACCCGCCGCTGCCGCTCCGGCCGCGGCCGAGCCCGCCGCGGCCCCGGCTGCCCCGGCGGCCCCGGCTTCCGCGCCGGCCGGCTCCGGCACCGAGGTGAAGCTGCCCGAGCTGGGCGAGAGCGTCACCGAGGGCACCGTCACCCGGTGGCTCAAGCAGGTCGGCGAGACCGTCGAGGTGGACGAGCCGCTGCTCGAGATCTCCACCGACAAGGTCGACACCGAGGTCCCGTCGCCGGTCGCCGGCACCGTGCTGGAGATCCGCGCGGGCGAGGACGAGACCGTCGAGGTCGGCGGCGTCCTGGCCGTCATCGGCGACGCGAACGCCGCCCCGGCTGCCGCGCCCGCCGCCCCGGCTCCGGCCCCGGCCGCACCGGCCCCGGCCGCACCGGCGCCCGCGCCTGCCCCGGCTCCGGCAGCGCAGGCTCCGGCTCCCGCCCCGGCGGCTCCGGCCTCCGCTCCGGCGCCGGCCCCCGCTGCCCCGGCTCCGGCCGCGCCCGCCCAGGCCGCTCCGGCCGCCGCGACGGACAACGGTTCGGCCGACGGCCCGTACGTCACCCCGCTGGTGCGCAAGCTCGCCACCGAGCACGGCATCGACCTCGCGTCGCTGACCGGCAGCGGCGTCGGCGGTCGCATCCGCAAGCAGGACGTGCTCGCGGCTGCCGAGGCGAAGCAGAAGGCGGCTCCGGCCCCGGCTGCCGCGGCCCCGGCCGCTCCTGCCGCCGCCGCGGCCCCGGCCGCCCCGAGCGCAGCCGCCGTCTCGCCGGAGGTGGCCGCACTGCGCGGCACCGTCCAGAAGGCGAGCCGGATCCGGCAGATCACCGCCACCAAGACCCGCGAGTCGCTGCAGGTTTCCGCGCAGCTCACGCAGGTGCACGAGGTGGACGTCACCAAGATCGCCAAGCTGCGCCAGCGCGCGAAGGCGGCGTTCAAGGAGCGCGAGGGCGTCAACCTCACGTTCCTGCCGTTCTTCGCCAAGGCGACCGTCGAGGCGCTCAAGCAGCACCCGAACGTCAACGCGTCCTACAACGAGGACACGAAGGAGATCACCTACCACGGCGCCGTGCACTTGGGCATCGCGGTGGACACCGACCGCGGTCTGCTGTCGGTCGTGATCCACGACGCGGGCGAGCTGAGCCTGGCCGGTCTCGCGCACCGCATCGCCGACCTGGCGGCGCGGGCTCGTGCGAACAAGATCAAGCCGGACGAGCTGATCGGCGGCACCTTCACGGTCACGAACATCGGCTCGAACGGGGCCCTGTTCGACACGCCGATCATCGTGCAGCCGCAGTCCGGCATGCTCGGCACCGGCGCGGTCGTGAAGCGCCCGGTCGTGGTGAGCGACGCCGACGGCAACGACACCATCGCGGTCCGGTCGATGGCGTACCTGCCGCTGACCTACGACCACCGCCTGGTCGACGGCGCGGACGCCGGCCGCTTCCTGACCACCGTGAAGCAGCGGCTGGAAGAGGGCAACTTCGAGGACGAACTGGGTCTCTGA
- the lpdA gene encoding dihydrolipoyl dehydrogenase, whose translation MSDTSADLVILGGGSGGYAAAFRAAELGLSVTLIEKDKLGGTCLHRGCIPTKALLHAAEVADEARDAETFGVKATFEGIDIAGVNKYKDGIVSRLYKGLQGLAKAHKVNLVEGTGRFVGGTTVEVEGTRYTGKNVILATGSYSRSLPGLELGGRVIASDQALTLDYVPKKVVVLGGGVIGVEFASVWASFGVDVTVVEALPRLVPNEDEYASKQLERAFRRRKIAFKTGVRFTGAKQDDNGVTVSLESGETLEADLLLVAVGRGPNSAGHGYEEAGVTIDRGFVITDERLRTNLPNVYAVGDIVPGLQLAHRGFQQGIFVAEEIAGLNPRVIDERGIPRVTYSHPEVASVGLTEAQAKEKYGSDVTTFTYDLGGNGKSQILKTSGGVKLVKAPDGPVVGVHMVGDRVGELIGEAQLIYSWEAFPEDVAPLIHAHPTQTEALGEAFLALAGKPLHVHS comes from the coding sequence GTGAGCGACACCTCCGCCGACCTCGTGATCCTGGGAGGCGGATCGGGCGGCTACGCCGCGGCCTTCCGCGCGGCCGAGCTGGGCCTTTCCGTCACGCTGATCGAGAAGGACAAGCTGGGCGGGACCTGCCTCCACCGGGGCTGCATCCCGACCAAGGCCCTGCTGCACGCCGCCGAGGTCGCCGACGAGGCCCGCGACGCCGAGACGTTCGGCGTCAAGGCCACCTTCGAAGGCATCGACATCGCCGGGGTGAACAAGTACAAGGACGGGATCGTCTCCCGGCTGTACAAGGGCCTGCAGGGCCTCGCCAAGGCGCACAAGGTGAACCTCGTCGAGGGCACCGGCCGGTTCGTCGGCGGCACGACGGTCGAGGTCGAAGGCACCCGCTACACCGGCAAGAACGTCATCCTGGCCACCGGTTCTTACTCGCGCTCGCTGCCCGGCCTCGAGCTCGGCGGCCGCGTCATCGCGAGCGACCAGGCGCTGACGCTGGACTACGTGCCGAAGAAGGTCGTCGTGCTCGGCGGCGGCGTGATCGGCGTGGAGTTCGCCAGCGTGTGGGCCTCCTTCGGGGTCGACGTCACCGTGGTCGAGGCGCTCCCGCGGCTGGTCCCGAACGAGGACGAGTACGCCTCCAAGCAGCTCGAGCGCGCGTTCCGCCGGCGCAAGATCGCCTTCAAGACCGGCGTCCGGTTCACCGGCGCGAAGCAGGACGACAACGGCGTCACCGTGTCGCTGGAGTCCGGCGAGACGCTGGAAGCCGACCTGCTGCTGGTCGCCGTCGGCCGCGGCCCGAACTCGGCGGGCCACGGCTACGAGGAAGCGGGCGTGACCATCGACCGCGGCTTCGTGATCACCGACGAGCGACTGCGCACCAACCTCCCGAACGTCTACGCGGTCGGCGACATCGTGCCGGGCCTGCAGCTCGCGCACCGCGGCTTCCAGCAGGGCATCTTCGTCGCCGAAGAGATCGCCGGGCTGAACCCGCGGGTCATCGACGAGCGCGGCATCCCGCGCGTCACCTACTCGCACCCCGAGGTCGCCTCCGTCGGCCTGACCGAGGCGCAGGCCAAGGAGAAGTACGGCTCGGACGTCACCACGTTCACCTACGACCTCGGCGGCAACGGCAAGAGCCAGATCCTGAAGACCTCCGGCGGCGTGAAGCTGGTGAAGGCCCCGGACGGCCCCGTCGTCGGCGTGCACATGGTCGGCGACCGGGTCGGCGAGCTGATCGGCGAAGCGCAGCTGATCTACAGCTGGGAGGCGTTCCCGGAGGACGTCGCCCCGCTGATCCACGCGCACCCCACCCAGACCGAGGCACTCGGCGAAGCGTTCCTCGCTCTCGCGGGCAAGCCGCTGCACGTGCACAGCTGA
- a CDS encoding branched-chain amino acid aminotransferase produces MTTATQFTHVPHPSPASPERVAEVLAKPGFGTYFTDHMVTVKYSTEKGWHEPTVGPYAPFSLDPATSVLHYGQAIFEGLKAYRQPDGTIAAFRPEANAERFQDSAERLAMPKLPVETFVAALRELIAVDERWVPTNQGDSLYLRPFMISTSAGLGVNSPAAEYVFAVIASPAGSYFSGGVKPVSVWLSTEYVRAAPGGTGAAKCAGNYAASFVAQAQAVEKGCDQVVWLDAVERRWVEEMGGMNLFFVFGSGDDVRVVTPELTGSLLPGVTRKSLLQLAKEAGHRVEERRISTEEWEKAAASGELTEVFACGTAAVITPVGHVKHGGGEFSISGGKPGAVTMALREQLVGIQEGTRKGPEGWMVPLS; encoded by the coding sequence ATGACCACAGCGACGCAGTTCACCCATGTCCCGCACCCGAGCCCCGCGAGTCCGGAACGCGTCGCGGAAGTACTTGCCAAGCCGGGATTCGGCACCTACTTCACCGACCACATGGTCACCGTCAAGTACAGCACCGAGAAGGGCTGGCACGAGCCGACGGTCGGCCCGTACGCGCCGTTCTCGCTCGACCCGGCCACGTCCGTGCTGCACTACGGGCAGGCGATCTTCGAGGGGCTCAAGGCGTACCGCCAGCCGGACGGCACGATCGCCGCGTTCCGGCCCGAGGCCAACGCGGAGCGGTTCCAGGACTCCGCCGAGCGGCTCGCGATGCCGAAGCTGCCGGTGGAGACCTTCGTCGCCGCGCTGCGCGAGCTCATCGCGGTGGACGAGCGGTGGGTGCCGACCAACCAGGGCGACTCGCTGTACCTGCGCCCGTTCATGATCTCGACGTCGGCCGGCCTGGGCGTGAACAGCCCGGCCGCCGAGTACGTGTTCGCGGTGATCGCCTCGCCGGCCGGTTCCTACTTCAGCGGCGGAGTGAAGCCGGTCAGCGTGTGGCTGTCCACCGAGTACGTGCGCGCGGCCCCTGGCGGCACCGGTGCGGCGAAGTGCGCGGGCAACTACGCGGCTTCGTTCGTGGCGCAGGCGCAGGCGGTGGAAAAGGGCTGCGACCAGGTCGTGTGGCTCGACGCGGTGGAGCGGCGCTGGGTAGAGGAGATGGGCGGGATGAACCTGTTCTTCGTCTTCGGCTCGGGCGACGACGTCCGTGTCGTGACGCCGGAGCTGACCGGCTCGCTGCTGCCCGGCGTCACCCGGAAGTCGTTGCTGCAGCTGGCCAAGGAAGCCGGCCACCGGGTCGAGGAGCGCCGGATCTCCACCGAGGAGTGGGAGAAGGCGGCTGCCTCCGGCGAGCTGACCGAGGTTTTCGCGTGCGGCACCGCGGCGGTCATCACGCCGGTCGGGCATGTGAAGCACGGCGGCGGCGAGTTCTCGATCTCCGGCGGCAAGCCGGGCGCGGTGACGATGGCGCTGCGCGAGCAGCTGGTCGGCATCCAGGAAGGCACCCGCAAGGGCCCGGAAGGCTGGATGGTCCCGCTCAGCTGA
- a CDS encoding IspD/TarI family cytidylyltransferase — protein sequence MRESTAAGVVLASGAGTRVGAALNKVYLPVAGRPVVAWSLDAFAAADGIGVLVLVIRPEDAELAGEVLSACSRPVEIVEGGPTRQASELNALRHLAPRIADGAVDSVLLHDGARPLVTSELIASVLGRTREDGGAVPGLAADDVVSMAGPDTVAGPLPGAIRVQTPQGFRARPLLAAYEQAAAEGFLGTDTASCMEKFSALPVRWVPGSAENIKITYPHDLAVAERLLRR from the coding sequence GTGCGGGAATCGACGGCGGCCGGAGTCGTGCTGGCCAGTGGTGCGGGAACCCGGGTCGGGGCCGCGCTGAACAAGGTCTATCTGCCGGTCGCGGGCCGGCCGGTGGTGGCGTGGTCGCTCGACGCGTTCGCCGCGGCGGACGGGATCGGCGTGCTGGTGCTGGTGATCCGTCCCGAGGACGCGGAGCTGGCCGGCGAAGTGCTGTCCGCCTGCTCCCGCCCGGTGGAGATCGTCGAAGGCGGCCCGACGCGGCAAGCCTCCGAACTCAACGCGCTGCGCCATCTGGCACCGCGGATCGCCGACGGGGCCGTGGATTCCGTGCTGTTGCACGACGGCGCCCGGCCGCTGGTGACCTCGGAGCTGATCGCTTCGGTGCTGGGGCGGACCCGGGAAGACGGGGGAGCGGTGCCGGGTCTGGCGGCGGACGACGTGGTGTCGATGGCCGGCCCGGACACGGTGGCCGGCCCGCTGCCCGGCGCGATCCGGGTGCAGACGCCGCAGGGTTTCCGCGCGCGGCCGCTGCTGGCGGCCTACGAGCAGGCGGCCGCGGAAGGATTTCTCGGCACGGACACGGCGTCCTGCATGGAGAAGTTCTCCGCGCTGCCGGTGCGGTGGGTGCCCGGCAGCGCGGAGAACATCAAAATCACCTATCCGCACGACCTCGCGGTGGCGGAACGGCTGCTGCGCCGCTGA